Proteins encoded within one genomic window of Alteribacter populi:
- the iolB gene encoding 5-deoxy-glucuronate isomerase, producing MTNLLIKPHGRKEDGNIIEVTPESAGWEYVGFEVYSLKKGEELTRKTNDKEACLVLLSGKADVHTSEKTFPNIGERMSIFEGVPPYSVYVPNHDQYEVKALTDVELAVCLAPGIGTYEARLIPPAKVGVEDRGHGKMERKVHNILPEQELADSLLVVEVFTPEGNTSSYPPHKHDQNNLDEESYLEETYYHEINPSSGFVFQRVYNDDRTLDEPMAVEHRNVVLVPEGYHPVSAIPGYRSYYLNVMAGPVRTWKFRNDPDHEWLFENVMKK from the coding sequence ATGACTAACTTACTAATTAAACCACACGGTCGCAAGGAAGACGGGAATATTATTGAGGTCACTCCTGAATCAGCTGGGTGGGAATACGTTGGATTTGAAGTTTACTCCTTAAAAAAGGGAGAAGAGCTTACTCGTAAAACAAACGATAAGGAAGCGTGTCTTGTTTTATTAAGTGGGAAGGCTGATGTACATACCTCGGAAAAAACTTTTCCGAATATTGGGGAAAGAATGAGTATATTCGAAGGTGTACCCCCCTATTCAGTTTATGTACCCAATCATGATCAATATGAAGTTAAAGCATTAACAGATGTGGAGTTGGCGGTATGTTTGGCTCCAGGGATAGGGACATACGAAGCTCGTTTGATACCACCTGCAAAAGTAGGGGTTGAAGATCGTGGACACGGAAAGATGGAAAGAAAGGTTCATAACATTCTTCCCGAGCAGGAGCTGGCAGATAGTTTATTAGTAGTTGAGGTATTTACCCCAGAAGGAAATACTTCAAGTTACCCTCCTCATAAGCATGATCAAAATAATTTAGATGAAGAGTCATATTTAGAGGAAACCTATTATCATGAAATTAATCCAAGTAGTGGATTTGTTTTCCAACGCGTATATAATGATGATCGCACTTTAGATGAGCCAATGGCTGTTGAACATCGAAATGTTGTACTAGTTCCAGAAGGGTATCATCCGGTTTCTGCCATTCCAGGTTATCGTTCGTATTATTTAAATGTAATGGCAGGACCTGTTCGAACATGGAAGTTTCGCAATGATCCAGATCATGAATGGCTATTTGAAAATGTGATGAAAAAATAA